A single region of the Salvia miltiorrhiza cultivar Shanhuang (shh) chromosome 8, IMPLAD_Smil_shh, whole genome shotgun sequence genome encodes:
- the LOC130999231 gene encoding uncharacterized protein LOC130999231 has protein sequence MAYAAVISLKQTIQRLLNSSRFSQESLRSASDEAASLQRVLKRLDDHGGGGGGGERLEALDCQMREAASKLEDFLILHQSDDGEDESVISSEMMRWFAETAKKLREDYAAELDKDDGGGGGGASSSEADDSDDADNMVGYSDELNDVKWHMRNAVRPDDWAAVATFGRPGTGRSYEAWEVFQYARQLQTFDCGVWVTVTPNTHRKNILRAIFNQALINLNYGGDRKVVTQDGAVLKGNDEDDEEFAIRANVVEILAGQRYMIVLDNVDDIEMWEYLVHAFPVQNNGSVVLVTSSAVDIMNHPALLLIDNSEDQALQYEDFWWGLLQYRLLGWQPVSPELEEVGRKAVRNCRGRFFCFVKLVFLLWNADRSVEAWSRIAHDERHPIFHEIIDELSDVRRIKEEFNNFKASDKAALSHFIEDIDKPTGVEFMKEKLFPERKFFPKMEVISFVGMAGIGKTAFVKKVYGYVKILSEYENLDLRYYEHCVWLTLGPKYKSEDIFTDILAQIFPAIDKMVIREDAELAADLIQVLQNKRLFIVLDDVWSEAPLEHLAKSFPNIKGRAFVTTRIGKVARSEKIHMVREMHLLSKEESWKLLCEKVFVEEDNCPFDLRRSGKKIAENCDGLPLTIVKVASLVSRNLTVEYWDDVAKKNSDFVSVLQELSETLVPIYSNLPQYLKPCFLYMGVFPEKCEVSASRIVKLWSAEGFLEQGDEEELAAECLRELVDRNLVMSAAKTTFRLNSVLWHLTNTEAARSSFFYVLRGTTYHDSIKAARRFCIRNCILLSVKEAYGAMMGSASTAHSFICSGEYHQYPVPVCWELRLLRVLDAAAIRFYDFPIEAVELIHLRHLAITCDGDLPPTISKLWNLQFLIVSRHLRLSGDSPYLPTEIWDMKELKHLQVTGSNLPSPNTCGAVLPNLVSLLDVGYHTFTDEVLRGIPNLQKLGIQIDLPPGDARDPFHHYLNRISSLSKLESLDCVVVNPEVEPAGVAPPAPRSMFPPSLERLSLSGLGYPWEYMGIIEELKNLKVLELRGYAFQGEKWETGYRAFEKLERLVIEDTDLVWWKATVLSFRELKHVSIKHCYMLEEVPSIVLMSRETIEVVDCNPLAAANWKEMIRMRSPSNVPLRVPTDPHSKLHMDFSWEVAKRRPSLPGIAASAHKPPPPAHLHRRATIIRQLRQGQVGPSRRDRDHATSPTGAMHHDPPMLDPPRQHRSSGDADVDEISTTSEFELPLSALQKQSLHSMPEFPQSGDVEDHQMHLFFKQIQQWYNEQQQRLAVQEQPSMSITELDNDDWGEGCGGGASSSGTDAQMVGYSDELNVVKWHMTKAVRPDDWAAASIFGRPGTGRSYAAWEVFRYVREVEAFECCVWAAVGPSRHRKAVLLGILCLLLNIVNGNSGGDGTAAEVGEDDMLFEVSEEDYVRGSVASLLARRKYMIVLDDVDDAGMLDYLLTAFPVQNNGSLVLVTTGAVDVSNHPSLRLTSTNLEDRGLQYEDMWWGLLRCKLSGPVSPELEEVGRKAVRNCGGLFFCFVKLIFFLWNTDWSVEAWSQVAHDQHHPIFHQIVDELSEVRKIKEDLNNFTASDKAVLSHFIEDIDAPTGVQFIKEKLFPERKFFPKMEVISFVGMAGIGKTAFVKKVYEYVKILPNYQHCVWLTLGPTYKSEDIFTDIVAQIFPDIDKMVIRGDAELVGDLIQVLLNKRLLIVLDDVWSEAPLEHLATSFPNIKGRALLTTRMGKVARSGKIHIVREMQLLSKEESWKLLCEKVFVEEDNCPFDLRRSGMKIAENCDGLPLTILKVANLLSRNLTAEYWDDVAKKNSDFVSALQDPHSKPHMDFVLGSQ, from the exons ATGGCTTATGCTGCAGTGATTTCCCTTAAGCAAACAATACAACGCCTTCTAAATTCTTCTCGATTCTCTCAAGAAAGCTTGCGATCTGCCTCCGATGAGGCGGCATCTCTACAGAGAGTCCTGAAAAGACTCGACGATCAtggcggaggcggaggtggaggcgAGAGGTTGGAGGCTTTGGATTGCCAGATGAGAGAGGCGGCGAGCAAACTTGAAGATTTTCTGATACTCCATCAATCAGATGACGGCGAAGATGAATCAGTAATCTCTTCTGAGATGATGAGGTGGTTTGCTGAAACTGCGAAGAAATTGAGGGAGGATTACGCCGCGGAACTAGACAAAGACGACGggggcggtggcggtggcgctTCATCATCAGAAGCTGATGACTCTGATGATGCGGACAATATGGTTGGATACTCTGATGAACTGAACGATGTGAAATGGCACATGAGAAACGCCGTGAGGCCAGACGACTGGGCGGCTGTGGCGACCTTCGGGCGGCCGGGCACCGGAAGATCGTACGAGGCGTGGGAGGTTTTCCAGTACGCAAGACAACTACAAACTTTCGACTGCGGCGTGTGGGTGACCGTGACCCCCAACACTCACCGCAAGAATATCCTCCGCGCCATTTTCAATCAGGCTCTAATCAATCTCAATTACGGTGGCGACAGGAAGGTCGTGACGCAAGACGGCGCGGTGCTCAAGGGGAACGACGAGGACGATGAAGAGTTTGCGATCAGAGCAAATGTGGTCGAAATACTGGCGGGGCAGAG GTACATGATCGTGTTGGATAACGTGGATGACATTGAAATGTGGGAGTACTTGGTGCACGCGTTTCCGGTGCAGAACAACGGGAGTGTAGTGTTGGTGACGAGCAGCGCCGTAGACATAATGAACCATCCGGCGCTGCTTTTAATTGATAACTCGGAAGATCAGGCCTTACAATACGAGGACTTTTGGTGGGGTCTTCTCCAGTATAGGCTGTTGGGGTGGCAGCCTGTCTCGCCGGAGTTGGAGGAAGTGGGAAGGAAGGCTGTCCGAAACTGTCGAGGCCGGTTTTTTTGCTTTGTGAAGCTTGTCTTCTTGTTATGGAACGCCGACAGGAGCGTGGAGGCGTGGAGCCGGATAGCCCATGATGAACGCCATCCAATCTTCCACGAAATTATTGATGAACTATCAGAT GTGCGTAGAATCAAAGAAGAGTTTAACAATTTTAAAGCTAGTGACAAGGCTGCGTTATCCCATTTTATCGAAGATATTGATAAACCAACTGGCGTTGAATTTATGAAGGAGAAGCTCTTCCCGGAAAGGAAGTTCTTCCCAAAGATGGAAGTGATCTCATTTGTTGGAATGGCAGGCATTGGCAAGACGGCATTTGTTAAGAAGGTTTATGGATATGTTAAGATTTTGTCTGAATATGAGAATCTTGATTTGCGTTATTACGAGCACTGTGTGTGGCTTACTTTAGGCCCAAAATATAAATCAGAAGATATATTCACAGATATTCTAGCTCAGATATTTCCAGCCATTGATAAAATGGTAATTAGAGAAGATGCAGAACTTGCTGCTGATTTGATCCAAGTGTTACAGAACAAGAGGCTCTTCATTGTGTTGGACGACGTGTGGAGCGAAGCTCCATTGGAGCACTTGGCGAAGTCGTTTCCTAACATCAAGGGCAGAGCTTTTGTGACGACTAGAATAGGGAAAGTGGCACGTTCTGAGAAGATCCACATGGTTCGTGAAATGCACTTGCTGAGTAAAGAAGAAAGCTGGAAGCTTCTCTGTGAGAAGGTGTTTGTCGAAGAAGATAACTGCCCTTTTGATCTGAGGAGAAGTGGGAAGAAAATTGCTGAGAACTGTGATGGTCTTCCTCTCACCATTGTCAAAGTAGCCAGCCTCGTGTCGAGAAACCTCACAGTGGAATACTGGGACGATGTAGCGAAGAAGAATTCGGATTTCGTGAGTGTGTTACAAGAGTTATCTGAAACACTAGTTCCAATCTACAGCAACCTGCCTCAGTATTTGAAACCCTGCTTTCTCTACATGGGAGTGTTTCCGGAGAAGTGCGAGGTCTCCGCCTCCAGAATCGTCAAGCTCTGGAGTGCGGAGGGTTTTCTCGAACAAGGAGATGAAGAAGAGTTGGCTGCAGAGTGTTTGCGGGAGCTTGTGGATAGAAATCTTGTGATGAGCGCCGCCAAGACTACTTTTCGCCTTAATTCTGTTTTATGGCATCTAACCAACACTGAAGCAGCGAGGAGCAGCTTCTTCTATGTCTTGAGAGGGACTACTTATCACGATTCCATCAAGGCGGCGCGCAGATTCTGCATCCGCAACTGCATTTTGCTGAGCGTTAAAGAAGCCTATGGCGCGATGATGGGGTCGGCTTCAACTGCGCATTCCTTTATCTGCAGCGGCGAGTATCATCAGTACCCGGTGCCGGTGTGCTGGGAGCTGAGGCTGCTGAGGGTGTTGGATGCTGCGGCGATCCGTTTCTATGATTTCCCCATTGAAGCAGTGGAGCTCATTCATCTCAGGCACCTCGCCATCACCTGCGACGGAGACCTTCCGCCTACCATCTCCAAACTGTGGAATCTCCAATTCTTGATTGTCAGTCGCCATCTCCGCCTGTCTGGAGATTCTCCCTACCTGCCTACGGAGATATGGGATATGAAGGAACTCAAACATCTTcag GTTACGGGGAGCAACCTGCCGAGTCCCAATACTTGCGGCGCCGTCTTACCAAACCTGGTGAGTCTCTTGGATGTCGGCTACCACACGTTCACTGACGAGGTCCTGAGAGGAATCCCCAATCTACAAAAGCTAGGCATTCAGATTGATCTGCCTCCCGGTGATGCTCGTGATCCGTTTCATCACTACCTGAACCGTATCTCCAGTCTCAGCAAGCTGGAATCACTCGATTGCGTAGTGGTGAATCCTGAGGTTGAGCCGGCCGGGGTTGCTCCTCCGGCTCCTCGCTCGATGTTCCCGCCGAGTCTGGAACGACTGAGCTTGAGCGGGCTAGGGTATCCCTGGGAGTACATGGGTATCATTGAAGAGTTGAAGAATCTCAAG GTGCTGGAGTTACGAGGGTATGCTTTTCAGGGAGAAAAGTGGGAGACGGGTTACCGGGCTTTCGAGAAACTGGAACGTCTCGTGATCGAGGATACAGATTTGGTGTGGTGGAAGGCTACAGTCTTGAGCTTTCGTGAGCTCAAACATGTGAGCATTAAACACTGCTACATGTTGGAAGAAGTCCCCAGCATAGTTTTGATGTCGCGTGAGACGATTGAAGTAGTCGACTGCAATCCTTTGGCCGCCGCGAATTGGAAAGAGATGATAAGGATGAGGAGTCCAAGCAATGTCCCACTTCGTGTACCTACAGATCCACATTCTAAACTTCATATGGACTTCTCTTGGGAAGTCGCTAAACGCCGGCCCTCGTTGCCCGGCATAGCAGCCTCCGCCCACAAGCCACCACCCCCTGCCCACCTCCACCGTCGCGCCACCATCATTAGACAACTACGTCAG GGGCAAGTCGGGCCGAGTCGGAGAGATCGCGATCATGCCACTTCGCCTACGGGTGCGATGCACCATGATCCTCCGATGCTGGATCCTCCACGTCAGCATCGCTCATCTGGCGACGCTGACGTGGACGAGATTAGTACTACCTCTGAGTTTGAGCTCCCACTTTCAGCCCTTCAAAAGCAGTCTCTCCATTCTATGCCCGAGTTTCCACAATCAGGAGACGTGGAAGACCATCAGATGCACCTGTTTTTTAAA CAAATCCAACAGTGGTACAATGAACAACAACAGAGACTAGCAGTTCAGGAGCAGCCGAGTATGAGCATTACGGAGCTAGACAATGACGACTGGGGCGAGGGCTGTGGCGGTGGCGCTTCATCATCAGGAACTGATGCACAAATGGTTGGATACTCCGATGAACTGAACGTTGTGAAATGGCACATGACTAAAGCCGTGAGGCCAGACGACTGGGCAGCCGCGTCGATCTTCGGGCGCCCGGGCACGGGAAGATCGTACGCGGCGTGGGAGGTTTTCCGGTACGTACGAGAAGTAGAAGCCTTCGAGTGCTGCGTGTGGGCGGCCGTGGGCCCCAGCCGTCACCGCAAGGCGGTCCTCCTGGGCATCCTCTGCCTGCTTCTGAACATAGTCAACGGCAACAGTGGTGGCGACGGGACGGCGGCGGAGGTCGGAGAAGACGACATGTTGTTCGAGGTGAGCGAGGAGGACTACGTGAGGGGCAGCGTGGCGTCGCTGCTGGCGAGGCGGAAGTACATGATCGTGTTGGATGACGTGGATGACGCCGGAATGTTGGACTACTTGCTGACGGCGTTTCCGGTGCAGAACAACGGGAGCCTAGTGTTGGTGACGACCGGCGCCGTCGACGTCAGTAACCATCCGTCGCTGCGTCTAACTAGTACTAACTTGGAAGATCGGGGCTTACAATATGAGGACATGTGGTGGGGTCTTCTCCGGTGTAAGCTGTCGGGGCCCGTCTCGCCGGAGTTGGAGGAAGTGGGAAGGAAGGCTGTCCGGAACTGTGGAGGCCTCTTTTTTTGCTTTGTGAAGCTTATCTTCTTCTTATGGAACACCGACTGGAGCGTGGAGGCGTGGAGCCAAGTAGCCCATGATCAACACCATCCAATCTTCCACCAAATTGTTGATGAACTATCAGAG GTACGTAAAATCAAAGAAGACTTGAACAATTTTACAGCTAGTGACAAGGCTGTCTTATCCCATTTTATCGAAGATATTGATGCACCAACTGGTGTTCAATTTATTAAGGAGAAGCTCTTCCCGGAAAGGAAGTTCTTCCCAAAAATGGAAGTGATCTCATTTGTTGGAATGGCGGGCATTGGCAAGACAGCATTTGTTAAGAAGGTTTATGAATATGTTAAGATTTTGCCTAATTACCAGCATTGTGTGTGGCTTACTTTAGGCCCAACATATAAATCAGAAGATATATTCACAGATATTGTAGCTCAGATATTTCCAGACATTGATAAAATGGTAATCAGAGGAGATGCAGAACTTGTCGGTGATTTGATCCAAGTGCTACTGAACAAGAGGCTCTTGATTGTGTTGGACGATGTGTGGAGCGAAGCTCCATTGGAGCACTTGGCGACGTCGTTTCCGAACATCAAGGGCAGAGCTTTGTTGACAACTAGAATGGGGAAAGTGGCACGTTCTGGAAAGATCCACATTGTTCGTGAAATGCAGTTACTAAGTAAAGAAGAAAGCTGGAAGCTTCTTTGTGAGAAGGTGTTTGTGGAAGAAGATAACTGCCCTTTTGATCTGAGGAGAAGTGGGATGAAAATTGCTGAGAACTGTGATGGTCTTCCTCTCACCATTCTCAAAGTAGCCAACCTCCTATCGAGAAACCTCACCGCAGAATACTGGGACGATGTAGCAAAGAAGAATTCGGATTTCGTGAGTGCGTTGCAAGATCCACATTCAAAACCGCATATGGATTTTGTCTTGGGAAGTCAGTAA